The Bacillota bacterium genome includes a region encoding these proteins:
- a CDS encoding phage holin family protein: MAEEGGNRGNAGGWSRVVGEGWLAHIIRFIVAAIVLMVVSYITPGFTRLSFWYALLAAVLIAVIGYGLEAIFGRNISPYARGGVGFLVSAVIFYLIQFVIPGMRVTVIGALIAAAIVGIIDMFVPTGLR, encoded by the coding sequence ATGGCAGAAGAGGGAGGAAACCGCGGGAACGCCGGTGGCTGGTCCCGGGTTGTGGGTGAAGGCTGGCTCGCCCACATCATCAGATTCATCGTGGCGGCAATAGTGCTCATGGTGGTAAGCTACATTACGCCCGGTTTTACGCGGCTCAGCTTCTGGTACGCCCTGCTGGCTGCGGTTTTGATTGCCGTCATCGGCTACGGCCTCGAGGCCATCTTCGGGCGCAACATCTCTCCTTACGCGCGGGGCGGCGTCGGCTTTCTCGTCTCTGCGGTAATCTTTTACCTGATCCAGTTCGTCATCCCTGGGATGCGGGTTACGGTCATCGGGGCCTTGATTGCCGCAGCGATCGTCGGTATCATCGATATGTTTGTGCCCACAGGGCTCCGCTGA
- a CDS encoding aminoacyl-tRNA hydrolase, with product MPDLFRSLFFRPVRESAREKRIVCGLGNPGPRYTGTRHNVGYEVVARLAKACQGGWRVYRDLARLSSLEIEGVPVLLVQPLTFMNLSGRALRPLMQEWGLAPGALLVVYDDLDLPFGALRLRPRGGAGGHRGVQSIIDHLETQEFPRLRIGIGRPSSGEDEAAYVLSPFTKEERNLLEEVLGQAAAAVRVWATEGIEAAMNRFNRRRGRTFFA from the coding sequence ATGCCTGATCTCTTCCGGAGCCTCTTTTTCCGCCCGGTTCGGGAAAGTGCGCGGGAAAAGAGAATTGTCTGCGGATTGGGGAACCCCGGCCCCCGCTATACAGGGACGCGCCACAATGTGGGGTATGAAGTGGTGGCGCGGCTGGCAAAGGCTTGCCAGGGCGGCTGGCGGGTTTACCGCGACCTGGCACGCCTCTCTTCCCTGGAGATCGAAGGTGTGCCCGTCCTGCTGGTTCAGCCTTTGACCTTTATGAATCTGAGCGGGCGCGCCCTCCGGCCCCTGATGCAGGAATGGGGGCTTGCGCCCGGGGCGCTGCTGGTTGTTTACGACGACCTTGATCTGCCTTTCGGGGCCCTGCGCCTCCGGCCGCGGGGGGGCGCCGGGGGCCACCGGGGCGTCCAGTCGATCATCGACCACCTGGAAACCCAGGAGTTCCCGCGGCTCCGCATCGGGATCGGCCGCCCTTCTTCGGGGGAGGATGAGGCGGCATATGTCCTGAGTCCTTTTACGAAGGAAGAGCGGAATCTGCTGGAAGAGGTTCTCGGCCAGGCTGCGGCCGCGGTCCGGGTCTGGGCGACGGAGGGAATTGAAGCCGCCATGAACCGCTTCAACAGGCGCCGCGGCAGAACCTTTTTTGCATGA
- a CDS encoding nitroreductase family protein: MDFYEAVYRRRSVRKYKPDPVPREVVMRILGAANWAPSGINLQQWEFLVVGGEKLKALGESYARVVEKIPGDPERKEQMLQFARNYGGAPLAVVALAPAAEDPFQRKMHLESVCAAFENLLLAACAEGLGTCWMLAPLLEESAVRQILNIPGEKEIVAITPLGYPEVVPPAPPRQDPDLKQKVTWLE; the protein is encoded by the coding sequence GTGGATTTTTACGAGGCAGTTTACCGGCGGCGTTCGGTCAGGAAATACAAACCAGATCCGGTCCCGCGCGAGGTGGTGATGCGGATCCTGGGTGCTGCCAACTGGGCACCCTCGGGAATTAATCTGCAGCAGTGGGAGTTCCTTGTGGTAGGAGGAGAGAAGCTGAAGGCTCTCGGGGAAAGCTACGCGCGGGTGGTGGAGAAAATCCCGGGCGACCCTGAGAGAAAAGAGCAGATGCTCCAGTTTGCCAGAAACTACGGGGGAGCACCTCTGGCGGTTGTGGCCTTGGCGCCGGCCGCAGAAGATCCTTTCCAGCGCAAGATGCACCTGGAGAGCGTTTGCGCGGCCTTTGAAAACCTGCTCCTCGCGGCCTGCGCCGAGGGGCTGGGCACCTGCTGGATGCTGGCTCCCCTGCTTGAGGAATCGGCAGTCAGACAGATCCTGAATATTCCCGGAGAAAAGGAAATTGTGGCGATTACCCCCCTCGGCTACCCTGAGGTAGTGCCCCCTGCGCCGCCAAGGCAAGACCCCGATTTGAAGCAGAAAGTCACCTGGCTAGAGTAA